The Cryptococcus gattii WM276 chromosome F, complete sequence genome segment TGAACAGATGGCATTATAACCAACGCATCAAGGCTCGTATCAGGGGTTTTCCTGCTGGGATGGAACTGCCAAGTACTAGTGCAGAAGCTATTATCATGTCCACAAACGCATCCTGGTAGAGCCGAGTTGTGAGGAGTGGAAGAAGGTTTGTAAAATTATATGCAGGATACAGTATGGCAATACAGTCATATGTCCAAGGGACCCCCAAGGAGTACGAGTAGAGAGCAATTACAAATTTACTTAGTGGCAACTACTTAGTGGCAAGCAGATCAGTCCGCAGGAGCCGTCGCCACCACCGTATTCTCCACGGTAGCCGTACTGGATCCTGCCAGGGGGTGAACAGAGACAAAGGAAAGATCCAGAGAAGAGGGCGATCCAAATTGGAATTCCTCATCGATATGCCACCGTAGCGGAATTGGATGTATTTTGGCGGCTATAATCGTACATATCGCCTCCATGCTATACTTATAGACAAACTGCGGCGACAACTAATGAAGATTATACGTACTCGAGTAACATAGAGAATAACTGAATTCAAGTTACAAGTCACCCTCGTTTCTGGGACAAGTTACAAGATTTCGTCTGTGTTACGCCCTTTAACAAATCGAATCATGCACTTGTTGAGGCAAAAAGTTGCGATATATATACAGTTTGGAAGGAGGAATGAACAATAGGTTGCATATTCGTTTTCGCTTTTCACATTTAATCCATCTCGCAATGACCTTTGTCACTTATTACTTGCCACTTCTCGTTCTATTGTCCAGCGGTCCCCACCAACTTGGCAGTCTCGCTCGgtccttctttcctcaCCTTATCAACCCAGCCCTGCACAACCCTGCTCTCGTTCCATGGCATCCTCTCGCTCTCAATCTTTCCATCCCTAATAGATCTCGCAACCTCATCTGCTTCGTATGACATCCCATTGTTTCCATCATGtagaggatgatgatgagtCGTGGAGGAAGTGATGGTGCCTTTGGGACCGGGGAAGCGAGAGGGACGAGGATGGATATAGAATGTCTCGGGCTGGTAAGGGGGGTCTACGTGGGTAGAAGGGGGACGGTGAAGGATCAAGTCAGCGCAGCGGAAGgggagagggggagggaACGTACAGGCAACGACTAAATCCCCTTCATCACACTGCAATACCGCGGTTGAATCCTTCTGCCCGGCATTATCCAAATCCGTCATCAACATTCCCTGACAAAGCCCCTTCCACTCCACCAACCACCTCGAATTGATGTCCACTCCAGAGCGAGGGTAAATAGTTTGATGGCTGAAAAGCACCTTGGGGTCTTTATCAGTATTGAGAGGATGGCGGTGGACGAGGAGCATGGCCCAGACAGAGGGGTAGGCGGACATGTCAAGGAGCGAGCCGCCGCCGAGAGCTGGGTTGACCATTCGGCTAGAATCGGGAGAGGCTGAAATGGTTTCAAGTCAGTGATATTTATAGCTTGTTAGACAGGGATAAGGAAGCGTACCGTCCAAGTCCCAGTCCATGGAGAAATCCGCCGAAAAACGCCTGGGTTTACCGAGGATGCCGGACTTGATGACCTCTTCAACAGCGTAGGCGATGGGCTGGAACCGAGTCCACACAGCTCTGCGTCGTTGCTGATCAGCACATATATTTAcaaagggaaagatgagGGGGGCAAAAAGACAAGGAGATAAATGACTCACTCCATAAAGAAaagtttcttttcctttgcAATCTTGATCAACTCGTCCAACTCTTCGACTTCGAGACAAGCAGGCTTTTCGAGGAGGACGTGTTTACCAGCCAACAGAGCGTCTTTGGCGTTACGGTGATGAAGGATATGTGGAGTGCCTATGTAGACGACTGTGACATGCTACTTGTGATAGCATGTACATCAATAAGCCTTCTTGTAACACATAAGTGAGCCCAGATTACGTACAGGATCGTTGTACACTTCCTCATAAGTGCCCCTCGCTTTGACACCGTCGAGAACACCATTCTTTACTCCCCAAGCCCATGATTTCCCCTCAGAGGTATCCTTGAGCTGGTCAATGAACGCTTGAGCAGACTGAATGGAGCGCGAGCCGACAGCAGCAATTTTGTGGTTGACGTCCCTCGTGTTGCGGGAAGCTGGATCGACGAGAAGGTCGTGGGCAAAGGTAGTGGAGATGCCACCGGTGGAGATGATACCCCAGTTGAGTGTGAATGGTGCCATTGTGTTCATGTGTGTAACCAGGTTAGCTGTATGGAGAATAAAATTTTGAATGGTAAATGGTATTATAATTAGTTTATATTGAAAGATATGATATCTCCGTTCGCACGCTCGCGATATGCGTCACCTGGCATCGGCGTATTTCGGTTCCCACCCGGAAGATTCTTCCGATAAGTTACATAATATGATGGCCAATAGCCTTACCAACAGCCTTATCAGAACTTCCGCATCGGAGGTAATAGTAGGCATTGAGACGGGTTCGCCGACTCGGGTTTCGGCTGCGTCCGAGGCCATCCTTTTGTCTTCTCATTCCATCCGTCGTCCCTACGTTTTCCTCGGCTGCGACCGAACGGGCCAACGACATGCTGTCAATAATGCACCTATTCCCAGTTAAACCTACCCATCTGGGATTAACATTGCTGTGCACTTCTTAACAATTTTAAATAATTGCACACTACAAATCAACAACTCTCCGAACTAAAAAAGCTCCATAAACTCGTCACTCGAGCGGAGTCGTACGTAGCCGTTGCAGATCCTTTCCCCATCGCCGCCGAATGGGTTGAGAAACCCCCCAGGAACCGCATAGTATTTCATCCTGGActcaatcttctctttaCCCAACATTGATCAACTGTTAACTCTAACCATGTTTCACTCATTATCTAAGCAATCGAAGCAATCGAGGAAGGAATTCACGTCTTGCTTGAAAAGCCGATTTCGGTCGACGTAGAACATTTGAGGCCTTTCGTTAAAGCCGcgaggaaaagaaaaaatCTCCATGATTGGATCTGTCAGACGATGTGTACCCCttccctttttcttccatctctctGCCTTGACAATCATTAAAAAATACTCACTGTTATCAGTTGCACCGCTCAAGACTAACTCTACGTGTACCTCGAATTCTCAGCCCTCTCCCTCACTCCCAGCCGTTCTTCTCAAGTCCACTAGTGGCCATCCACATGACTCCACAGgcttcttcatcccttACGTCGGAACCTCTACGCCTTCCAAGCTGCAGTCATAGCCAAGGCCTCTCCCACTCTCTTTATCCGGTAAACCTGTCTTGTTTTGGGAGTGGCGAATCTATCTTGGTCTGGACATGAGCAAGAACATTTCAAAGGGGACTCAGGCAAAGGTAAAACGATAGATACCGAGAAGTGGGAAACAATTTATTGAGAGTTATGCAAATGCTTTGATGACTTCTTTTGATGAGCGTTGGCTTGACTTACACACAATATTTTTTTCCAAATACAAAATCTCAAAGCCGATACTTTTTTAGACTATATGGAAGGAGATGACCACTGATTTATTTTATCCATGCTTGAACGGGACGTGCGCGACAGAAGCATCTTGATGAACATAAAGATGTACGGTGAAGTTGTACACATTACATTATACTAACTTTCGCAAGTGAATCCCCATACCGGGCGTCCTCATCAGTGACGGATAAAGGAGGTGGAAAAAGGGATGAAGGAGTGGTAACAGGATAACTCGACACTATTCCTTTCCTCTGCCCAGTATAGACAACCTATTCAGCCAGCCTACCACTTCATTTGCCTGACGACCCTCACACTACCCAACACCTCTCGGCATTGAAATACGAATTGACCGCAGTGAAAAGACGCGTTATGCGCTCAAAATGTTATCGATTATACATTGATAAAAGAAGATTATTTTATATATAATGTCCACAAGGTCTGTTGAGGGAATTGAGAAAAAAGGAACGAAAAACGAGCATTTTGGAAGCCTTGACTTCGAAGCAAAATATTCGTTTTTCGCGACATTCCCAACATCGACAACTTTTTATCGAAATGAAGGTTATTTATTTTCTTTTCATTGATATCATTTCTCTCAGCTCTACTATTCTGGCTCCTGCAAACTTCTTGGGCAGTACTTCTCATAGGTTATCTGATACAACAACTTAGATTGATCGTACCTCACATTCGTTACATTCGTTACAAAGAGGTCACTAATAATGTGTTGAGGGGAGGACTAGTACGAGAAAGTGTTCGCTTTGCATTTCAATCTGGCCTATAGCTGTCATGGAGCTTCGTTCCCAATTCTAGACGACCTGAGAATCACCAAAAATCATGCATTGCGAAGAGGGTCATGCGGGAACTATTACTATAGTCGGTTTACCTGTAATTTCCGGACCGGAATGACCGTAAaacttttttttttattaATTGGTTGGTAGCTAAGTTGTAACGAATTTGTAAATGAATGGTAATCTCTGCTTATCTATTTTGTAATGCCGCCATTTGTCGATAGCCTATTC includes the following:
- a CDS encoding uncharacterized protein (Similar to TIGR gene model, INSD accession AAW42044.1), producing the protein MAPFTLNWGIISTGGISTTFAHDLLVDPASRNTRDVNHKIAAVGSRSIQSAQAFIDQLKDTSEGKSWAWGVKNGVLDGVKARGTYEEVYNDPHVTVVYIGTPHILHHRNAKDALLAGKHVLLEKPACLEVEELDELIKIAKEKKLFFMEAVWTRFQPIAYAVEEVIKSGILGKPRRFSADFSMDWDLDASPDSSRMVNPALGGGSLLDMSAYPSVWAMLLVHRHPLNTDKDPKVLFSHQTIYPRSGVDINSRWLVEWKGLCQGMLMTDLDNAGQKDSTAVLQCDEGDLVVAYPPYQPETFYIHPRPSRFPGPKGTITSSTTHHHPLHDGNNGMSYEADEVARSIRDGKIESERMPWNESRVVQGWVDKVRKEGPSETAKLVGTAGQ